The proteins below come from a single Halobacillus salinarum genomic window:
- a CDS encoding glycosyltransferase family 39 protein, giving the protein MINRFKSRLDVPLFFIVLLSLFLNGYKIWTDEYANTYYTTAVGSMMQSFHNFFFGSLDSAGSVTVDKPPVTFWIQTISAKIFGLEGWSVILPQALAGVGSVILLYILVKPNFGKMAARLAALGMAVTPVAVAVSRTNNIDSMLVFTLLLATLLLFKGVRSGSKWSIMAAFAVIGIGFNMKMLQAYMVLPAFYLFYLLGAKVDWKKKLGILTGATTVLIVISLSWALIVDLIPDDQRPYIGSSDTNSVLELAFGYNGLSRLTGQQGPGGGGDGQGQPPGDNGTTNDMQQLPNEQPDFQQGNGKGTAGNAGFGPPDMENGQQMGGQRNGPGGAGGMFGTGEKGPLRLFKSALSGQASWLIPFAAFASLSLLAGFSFRNRTAKQTEIIFWLAWLIPGMVFFSVAGFFHHYYLIMLAPPIAALFGTGAVKLYQDYRTNEGWKSWLLPAAVCITAIFQWYIIHPYDDVIGNGWSIGVAVLGIGVSLWLVFSKDRQPQIKTYISAAALTALLIGPLYWAATPIVYGGNSMIPQAGPTGGEMGGFGARNAQAQSDQDFAQGDASAKQPPTGQGQNNSVSRSANMGGGPGGMNGSQLDEQTLTYLTENNSGETYLFATTSYQTAAPYIIDEQESVITMGGFSGSDPVYSVEELKKLVTTGQLKYFLISERGMRGGGSSEVTQWIKENGKEIPDDEWQSNSADNGSEDSMRSGFGGGSSLYEVSIDE; this is encoded by the coding sequence ATGATCAATCGTTTTAAATCTCGTTTAGATGTTCCGCTGTTTTTTATCGTTCTGCTTTCCTTATTTTTAAATGGTTACAAAATTTGGACCGATGAATACGCCAATACTTATTACACCACTGCGGTAGGAAGTATGATGCAAAGCTTTCATAATTTCTTCTTCGGGTCGCTCGACTCCGCTGGTTCGGTAACCGTTGATAAACCACCGGTTACCTTTTGGATTCAAACCATAAGCGCTAAAATTTTTGGTCTGGAAGGCTGGAGTGTCATTCTTCCTCAAGCGCTTGCCGGAGTTGGGTCTGTGATTCTTCTCTACATCTTAGTAAAGCCTAACTTCGGGAAAATGGCAGCTCGGCTTGCTGCATTAGGAATGGCGGTTACACCTGTGGCTGTCGCGGTGAGCCGGACGAATAATATCGACAGCATGCTCGTATTTACCCTCCTGCTTGCGACGTTGCTTTTATTTAAAGGAGTGAGAAGTGGCAGTAAATGGAGCATTATGGCTGCATTCGCTGTTATCGGAATCGGTTTTAATATGAAAATGCTCCAAGCCTATATGGTTCTTCCCGCTTTTTACCTGTTCTATTTGTTAGGCGCGAAAGTGGACTGGAAAAAGAAGCTCGGAATCCTGACTGGGGCAACTACCGTGCTGATTGTGATCTCCCTATCATGGGCTTTAATTGTTGATTTAATTCCAGATGACCAGCGTCCTTATATTGGCAGCAGCGACACGAATTCCGTGCTTGAACTTGCGTTTGGCTATAACGGCCTGTCGAGGCTGACTGGACAGCAAGGACCCGGAGGCGGCGGAGATGGACAAGGTCAGCCTCCAGGTGATAACGGCACGACAAACGATATGCAGCAGCTTCCTAATGAACAGCCGGACTTCCAGCAAGGGAATGGCAAGGGAACAGCCGGAAATGCTGGCTTTGGACCACCCGACATGGAGAATGGGCAGCAAATGGGCGGTCAGAGAAATGGTCCCGGCGGTGCAGGAGGTATGTTCGGGACAGGAGAGAAAGGTCCGTTAAGACTTTTTAAATCCGCTTTATCCGGCCAGGCAAGCTGGCTGATTCCTTTTGCTGCTTTTGCCAGTCTGAGCCTACTTGCCGGATTCTCATTTAGAAATCGGACGGCAAAGCAGACAGAAATCATTTTCTGGCTCGCCTGGTTAATTCCAGGGATGGTCTTCTTCAGCGTCGCAGGCTTCTTCCACCACTATTATTTAATCATGCTTGCTCCACCGATTGCTGCCTTATTTGGAACAGGTGCTGTGAAGCTTTATCAAGATTACCGAACCAATGAAGGCTGGAAATCGTGGCTGCTTCCTGCAGCTGTGTGTATTACTGCGATTTTCCAGTGGTATATCATCCACCCTTATGATGACGTCATTGGAAACGGGTGGTCAATAGGAGTCGCAGTTCTAGGAATAGGTGTCTCCTTATGGCTGGTCTTCAGTAAGGATCGGCAGCCTCAGATAAAAACCTATATATCAGCTGCAGCTCTAACGGCCCTTCTCATTGGACCATTGTACTGGGCAGCTACTCCAATCGTCTATGGCGGGAACAGCATGATTCCACAGGCAGGACCAACAGGCGGCGAAATGGGAGGATTTGGCGCAAGAAATGCTCAAGCTCAAAGTGATCAGGATTTTGCTCAAGGGGACGCATCTGCAAAGCAGCCTCCTACCGGGCAAGGACAGAACAATTCTGTCAGCCGCTCCGCCAATATGGGAGGCGGTCCCGGAGGAATGAACGGCTCTCAATTAGATGAACAAACATTAACCTATTTAACAGAAAACAATTCAGGAGAAACATATCTGTTTGCCACTACCAGTTATCAAACAGCAGCACCTTATATTATAGACGAACAGGAATCCGTGATTACGATGGGAGGATTCTCTGGATCTGATCCCGTCTACTCCGTTGAAGAACTGAAAAAACTCGTAACAACCGGCCAATTGAAGTATTTCCTTATTTCTGAACGCGGAATGAGAGGCGGCGGCAGCTCTGAAGTAACCCAATGGATTAAAGAAAATGGCAAAGAAATTCCCGACGACGAATGGCAGTCCAATTCCGCAGATAATGGAAGCGAAGATTCTATGCGCTCAGGATTCGGAGGGGGATCTAGTTTATATGAAGTGAGCATTGACGAATAA
- a CDS encoding response regulator transcription factor: protein MKSEIKVLLVDDEPHIVQFLQLGLENEGFEVKTASEGMSAVTIAKDFQPHIVILDIMMPGIDGFEVCRMLKKNGLQASVIMLTAKDEVDDRVKGLTLGADDYVIKPFSFEELLARMNARLRNQFPNMFGEVVYGPFKLDDRRREILFQNQVLVLSPTEYELLKYMILNHGIVLSKGMILDKVWGYSFQGEENIVEVYVRALRDKLKDKEHQLIRTIRGSGYRLDLP, encoded by the coding sequence ATGAAATCAGAAATCAAAGTATTGCTTGTGGATGATGAACCACATATTGTTCAATTTCTTCAACTGGGACTTGAAAATGAAGGCTTTGAAGTGAAAACCGCTTCTGAAGGGATGTCTGCTGTCACGATCGCTAAAGATTTTCAGCCGCACATTGTCATCCTCGATATTATGATGCCGGGGATCGATGGTTTTGAAGTGTGCCGTATGCTGAAAAAGAATGGTCTACAGGCGTCTGTCATCATGCTGACCGCCAAGGATGAAGTCGACGATCGGGTGAAAGGGCTCACTCTCGGAGCTGATGATTACGTCATTAAGCCTTTCAGCTTTGAAGAGCTGTTAGCGCGAATGAACGCGCGGCTGCGTAATCAATTTCCTAATATGTTTGGCGAAGTCGTGTACGGGCCTTTTAAGCTTGATGACCGCCGCCGTGAAATTCTGTTTCAAAATCAAGTTCTCGTTCTGTCTCCAACAGAATACGAGCTTTTAAAATATATGATTTTGAATCATGGCATCGTCTTGAGTAAAGGAATGATCCTCGATAAAGTGTGGGGGTATTCATTTCAAGGAGAAGAAAATATCGTAGAAGTGTACGTGCGGGCACTTCGCGATAAGTTAAAGGACAAGGAACATCAGCTGATCCGAACGATTAGAGGTTCAGGATACAGGCTGGATCTGCCATGA